A portion of the Oncorhynchus gorbuscha isolate QuinsamMale2020 ecotype Even-year linkage group LG07, OgorEven_v1.0, whole genome shotgun sequence genome contains these proteins:
- the zic4 gene encoding zinc finger protein ZIC 4 encodes MNMNALGSPMMDPTISKRNTALRLVDLVGAHHHHHHHHHTPQSVTGFPGFSSHPHSMAHSHPGEITAKPRLGPSPFGPEHMGHSAALKISPAHHYPHHHHHHNHHMAGHSEVVSSQTGAFGPVQAATVPYSMSHTAQALSAAAGRDFLIRRDLTAQAMPVLTDQSPGSTSHHGMFVSTTGSYPGHYGHHPDAGSHALFSGLHHEQSSSGAPGGQAMNGQIRLGIPSEMYVRSDHLSQVASSRADPFSASTLHGYGGLNHLNMNLGAQHHGAGAFFRYMRQPIKQELICKWHEPELSPKKLCSKTYSTMHELVTHVTVEHVGGPEMANHICFWEECPREGKPFKAKYKLVNHIRVHTGEKPFPCPFPGCGKVFARSENLKIHKRTHTGEKPFKCEFDGCDRRFANSSDRKKHSHVHTSDKPYNCKVRGCDKSYTHPSSLRKHMKVHCKSPPPSSGYESSTPSLVSPSLDLGREPGSSSLSEPAASSQPANLREWYVCHSSGASGTQTPPSGSSSPDSEDEALYRHPEPRDAY; translated from the exons ATGAACATGAATGCTTTGGGAAGCCCTATGATGGACCCTACGATTTCCAAACGGAACACGGCGCTGAGATTAGTTGACTTGGTAGGGGcgcaccaccatcaccatcatcaccaccatacCCCTCAGAGCGTGACAGGCTTCCCGGGGTTCAGCAGCCATCCACACTCAATGGCTCACTCGCACCCTGGGGAGATTACTGCGAAACCCCGCCTGGGGCCGAGTCCATTTGGGCCAGAACACATGGGGCACTCCGCGGCCCTCAAAATCAGCCCagcccatcattacccacaccaccatcaccaccacaatcATCATATGGCAGGCCACAGTGAAGTGGTCTCCAGTCAAACGGGAGCTTTTGGCCCGGTGCAGGCGGCGACCGTCCCTTATTCCATGTCCCACACGGCCCAGGCGTTATCCGCAGCCGCAGGTAGGGATTTCCTCATTCGGAGGGATCTGACAGCTCAAGCCATGCCGGTACTGACCGACCAGAGCCCCGGTTCAACCTCTCATCACGGAATGTTTGTCTCAACAACAGGTAGCTATCCGGGACACTACGGCCATCACCCTGATGCTGGTAGCCATGCCCTCTTCTCCGGACTCCACCATGAGCAGTCATCTAGCGGAGCACCAGGTGGCCAAGCCATGAATGGACAAATAAGGTTAGGAATACCTAGCGAAATGTACGTTAGGTCTGATCACTTGAGTCAAGTTGCGAGCTCCAGGGCTGATCCGTTCTCCGCATCGACATTACATGGCTACGGCGGTCTGAACCATCTGAACATGAACCTCGGCGCTCAGCATCACGGAGCCGGTGCATTCTTCCGCTACATGAGGCAGCCAATAAAGCAAGAACTCATCTGCAAGTGGCATGAACCGGAACTGTCGCCGAAGAAACTCTGCTCAAAAACTTACAGCACGATGCACGAGCTAGTAACTCATGTGACGGTGGAGCATGTCGGTGGCCCGGAGATGGCAAACCATATCTGCTTCTGGGAAGAGTGTCCCAGGGAAGGAAAGCCATTTAAAGCCAAGTACAAACTGGTAAATCATATCAGAGTGCACACCGGAGAGAAACCATTCCCATGTCCCTTCCCCGGCTGTGGAAAAGTATTTGCTCGATCGGAAAACCTGAAGATCCACAAGAGGACTCACACAG GTGAGAAACCCTTCAAATGTGAGTTTGACGGCTGTGACCGACGTTTCGCCAACAGCAGTGACCGGAAGAAGCACTCCCACGTGCACACCAGCGATAAGCCTTACAACTGCAAAGTGAGAGGCTGTGACAAATCCTACACACACCCCAGCTCTCTCAGAAAACACATGAAAGTCCACTGCAAGTCTCCGCCACCGAGCTCTGGCTACGAGTCATCAACCCCGTCATTGGTGTCCCCATCATTGGACTTAGGCCGAGAGCCAGGGTCTTCGTCGCTCTCGGAACCAGCAGCCTCGTCCCAGCCCGCCAATTTAAGAGAGTGGTACGTCTGTCATAGTTCGGGTGCCAGCGGCACTCAGACACCCCCCAGCGGCTCCTCCAGCCCTGATTCCGAGGATGAGGCCCTCTACAGACACCCAGAGCCAAGGGACGCGTACTAA